In Dermacentor variabilis isolate Ectoservices chromosome 1, ASM5094787v1, whole genome shotgun sequence, the genomic stretch GCTCTTCTATTCTTATCGCGTGGCGCGCCGAGTGGACGATCTCGACGATTACGGCGACGCAGTGGCCTACGAGTCGTGTCGGAGCCAATGACGTTAGAAAATACGGCCCCAGCTggcattttctttatttagggGCTTTGTTCCCGAACAGTAACTTAATAAAACGGATATCTGTACACATGCTGTATCACACAAAGTTTATGTACGGACACGCTCAACATACTGGTAATATGAACTCTACCCCCAGGTCAAGGTATACATACGTGAGCGGGGGCGGTGCCCCTTCGAGTATACCTCCGTTGCGAAAGACCCTCACGAGTGTGAAATAACGACCGCGCGTTGTAAACTGTTCCTCCTGACCAGTAAAATTACAACAATATCGAGCGCGCGCCTTAAAGAAAcccagtggtcaaaattaatccggagtccccctacggcgtgccttataatcatatcgtgcttttggcacgcaaAAATCTTGAATTTAATGTAAGAAGCGCGCGCGCTGAGGTCCCTGAGCGAGTTCACTTGTTCGAGAGTTCaaaaacgaggggggggggggggggctaagtgCTAAATCACAGTGACACGGTGCTTGAGTGGCTCGGCGTTGACTGCACAAATACAGCCTAAAAGGATGCCAAGTCATTTAGATTCTTGCACCAAATGTAGTCTAGTCGCAGTTATCGTGAATCTCGCTAAGCGGGCGGTCGAGCGGACATTGCACACTGTCTCTTCTGCTGAAAGTATTGAGATGTGTACTTAGTCATTATCTTAGCTCAAGAcgccctatctaaatacacggcaAAGGAGAAGTCATGTCACTCGGCATTCAGTGCACCGATGTGGATTAGGTTTGTAGCATGAACGAAAAGGTAGACTGCGAACCGATTACCGAAACGGAAAGATTTTTGAAAAGTAAAAGTTGCAAAACGAACACATTCTTTGTTTAGGCCACTAATTCTTGTTTCACTTGTTTTAGAAATTGTTTAAAATACAAAATTTAATAAAACTGAAACAGTAAGTTTACGAGTCTAActcagaagaggaaaaaaaaagaaacaatcagtATCACGATTCTGCAAACTGCTCTTATTGAAAAATGTTAAAGGAGAAACTTTTATCTGCTGTACCCCAGTCTGAGATATACTACTCACTCGTGAGCAGAATTTTTGCAAAGacctcgtaaacattgtaacaatttcacgtgGAGTGTCAACTCGTAGATTGAATTGGCTTCGGATGCTCTAAAGGTGGGGTTTACGAACTGCATACAATATCAGGTTTCCGTGCAGAGTTTCGGATTTGTAAACATCGTGGTTTAATTTTTTAAACTTGCCGATCTTGGCAATTCGCATGCAAAAAAATATTGGtcttaaatcgaaattctgcttcacATATAGTCGGTAGaattcagaattatgtaccaaatAGAACAAACATAATTCCAATCGGTTCGGTGGTTCTGTAAtgagagcatttctgcgttttgcatgtatttgcatATAGGGAAATAATTGAGTACCTCGGGGCTATTTCTTTATTCCCCTATTTAGGTGTTGGCAtaacttcagaggaagctttaaaAGTTTGCTCTGAAATTCTGCTAACCCATAAATCAACGCTAAGTTTCACGTTAGACTAGTCAGCAGTTCTTGAGGTGCGATCGCAAATGAACTAAAAATTATTTTACGCACAGAAAACTGCTAAGCGGAGAAAACTTCTcggtgtaaaaaataaaaataatttccaTGTATTTATAACTGTACCACGCAGTGTGCAGACAAAGCTATAGTGTGAGGTAAGCGATGCTCTAACAGTCGGTAttcgtagaaaaaaagaaagcccggaAATATGAGATAACCTGTTTGCCAGGATTTTCCGTGCTCACATTAGCTCGGTGTTTTATCGCAGATGTTAACCGTGAAAACCGCGTAATGTCTAGTCTACGCAAACCGCTTACATGTTTTCAACTTGAAGAATTGTTTTAAGCTGTTTGGACGGCAGTCTTGTAGACGACGAATATTTCTAGTAGAGCGAAcaactttcttcttcttttttctttcctgcagtGCGACGAGTCCCGGTTGTGTTATAGTTTGCGTACATTTCGTATACGAAGACTTCGCAAATGTTTTCGTACGCATTTGAACTGCTTTCACGATGGGATCTCTGCTTGAGGGATATGGCGCAAATGTTGCTCTACAGTACACTCGAAGACAACCAGAGAGCACTATATGTCGACGGCCTTTTTGATGTCGACGAGCAGAACAGTGCATCTTTCACGGGGACCTCTCGCACGCCTCCTTTAACTTTTGCGCCAGCTCGAATTCGGCCGCTGTTCTTTAACAGCACAGCCATATAAGAAGAGTCAAACGAAAGGACGAAAAGGGGCATTTCTGATGAAATGAGAAAAGTGCTGACACTTCTCGCGCGCATAAGTTGTGCGGAGTTGCGCTTTTTCTCTGCAAAGCTAAGCACAACTAAAGGAATGTGCGTGTTTTCTTACTTCTACGCGTTTCTAATATGCGTTTATAAGAAGACTCTGTGCATATGCAGGCAGCGAATTATAAATGCTACGTGTATAGAGAACGAAAAGGAAAAGTATAGCCTGGTAAAGCCGCAGCTTGCGCCGTGCTCGCTGGAAGATTGTTTCGTGCTTTCGACAACTTGCAGCGAAATTATTCGACATTCGAATGGCTTACGTCAGAACGACGACGACGCCAGAAGTACATAGTGATTATTGCTCGTTTGCCAATGTTTTAACATcacaaaaatatatttatttatttcacacaaaaggtagaataatatatatattctATTTATGTCCTGAccacacgtgtatatatatatatatatatatatatatatatatatatatatacacgtgtggTCAGAACATAAAGTTACGAATTTGGTATAAGCAGAGCGAATAAAGAGTAATGTAAGAAGCACTACATATAGGTAGTGTTGCTGCAGACGGACCTTTGTAAAATGCGCTAGAGCCTGTGAACTTGGAAGATACATGGAATGTACGTATGTTAGCACAGCTTCAAGCAAGCCCGGCACAAGACATACAGTGAGTGCTAAGCGAAAGAACGGGGTTGTAAGTAGGTTGCACGTCATCCATGCCAGTTCAGCACCATATATATTACGCTCACATCACTCAACTCTCCAGCTCTGAATCACGGAGGATGTTGAGGAGGAGCCCTCCACGCCCATTAGCCAAGTTTCATGGCCGAACTGATGCTCACTGTTCATCGGGATCGTTCatccaccatgggaatgatgttTAGTACATTGACTAtagtctgatcttcgtgcttgtggcttcagacgttcttttGGCTTTCtctattacgctttatctgccttAATTGGCCAAAATTTCAAAGCGATGTATACTTTTCTAAATACATAAAGCAATAATACTCTGCGAACACGcataatcgctactaattgcagcggttccgcttgtcgaggtggccaaatcgaaacgcgccaagcgtctcaatgcactGGCTGCCCGCGAGAAATTCTTAAGGGTGTTCTACGCCTCTTGTCgacgcatgcgtccgtggcgtaatggtttcaatatcgggcgtcTGTGTTAGATGTCCTGTGTTTGAaacctgccgtcggacaattctAATAATGTTTATTGAATTATTTCTAACACGGTGCTTTGTTGAAAGTTGAAAATGACCAGCTTGCCAAGTCACAAAGCCGtctaaagccagaaggacgaagtttaggcaaatccatgtaccaaCCGTCATTCccgtgctggctgaactgccctgcttgTAGCTGCTGTAGACACCGGCGCTGCAGTTTCcgctagtaattattgtatgaaactccatAGCTTTGACTTTGCCCCTGAGCTCGTTGCGGATATCCCGGTTCAAGCAATCCTTAGACAATATTagttccatttcaatttctttattCAGCTCTTCTAAAGCAGAAGCCAGCTCTTTGCTTAGCCTTGACATTACGAATAAGGCACTTTTCTGTGGTGACACACAATAGCAGCAGAGGCGTGGCAGATTTCAAATACGGCAATATAACAGATGTACAATGAAGGTCACCAACTTGCATCGAAGAGGTGCGGTGAGGTGAGCCCTATAGTCCATCGTCCTGCTCACGCCAGAGCTTCCATGAaaaactcacccccccccccctccggtcATGCATCCTTAAACCGCGCTGGCGCTATAGCGAAAAAGCAGCAGCACACTCCGTAAAAACGACTTCTCTCTTAAAGAAAGCACTAAAATCTACACACCTTAGCGCTATATAAATTCCCTTCTAAGCACACTGCGATAGCAGACCTGTGCTTAACTATGCAACGGTAGGCTTCCGTGCAGTCACCGAACTTTAGCCATGCACTTTGCAAGTTGTACCTGCTAGATTGAAATAATCGTCCAGTCGTTGTTGCCCTCAGATGGGTTAACCACTAGATCTACTTCCATTGCTTGCAGCAGATATCCGTTACTTGTGATTCTTATGCGTTTGAAGCCCAGATTAATTGTGTATAAGTCTTTGTCTGCATGtcctgtttacatttttgtttacctcTCCGCAGAGTGAAGAAGCAAGACTTCTTGCATAGGTATCACGAAGAGAACAAGAATCGTACTGAAGAAACTGGTGAGCCTCTATTCATTTCCGTCACTGTGTGGTCCTTACTAATTGTATTTGGATGTTGTTGTTTCTTTAGATCATGGTCGGTGACCCAACTGTTTGCTTTCCCTATTTCAGTATACGACATTTGTCACAAGGTGGCGCTACGCCGCTGCGGCCAGAACTTCATGCGGGCCTTCAATCTGGTTGAATATCTGTCTGGCGCCGACTACTACAACACTCAGTGTACTCTGAGAAAGGTGAGTGctgcagaaagaaacagaaagaaaaaaaattgctttctcGTCTGCTTGTGCATATGGAAGTACACGTACGTGATTCGTCCACTCAATATAATGGCGCGAGGATGCGCGTTCATCGATAAAGAGCAAAAAtgggattatttttttttctgggtggACACAGCCGCAGCCTACTCTGTAATACAACAATACCTTCTTTATGGCTCTGGGCGCTATAACACATTTCTGCGCCATGTATGATTTGCACCATAACGCACCTGGCTCGCCGAGACAATAGTAGGAGCGTTTTATCAGGCGAGTCGGCGCTCTTGTCCGTCTTACTCCGCGGTCTGTAGTGTCGGTATACCGGCACTTACAGGCGCTTTCTCTTGCGTGACCTTTGTCCCTCTCTGGACACAGCCACATTATATGGCGGGAATCAGCTGCAGACGCTGGGGCAGAGCACCCTTGGCAGTTCAAAGAGCCTGAAGTGCTGGGCCCGAGACCCAGGTTGTGGAAGCTGTAAGGGCCGCTGCAGTCTCTGACGAGAGCCTTCCTCCACCTGAGCGAGACTGTACGGGGAGGGGACAAGCACACAGGGGAATTAGAGCGTGTATGCCTCATTAAAAGAGATATATCTGGCTACATAAATTGAGCAGAGGTCGAGGGGAAAGGAAGTAGGTGGGCTGTCAGGCGGGGAAGGAGCGAGCTCGTCTAGACAATGGTGGTGACCATGACCCTGCGCCCAGTGTACTTTGGTGGTGAATTGTGACATGCTAAGTGTATGAATATCTTCACAGATACATATTGCTTTGATAACTTGTTTCAGCTGCTTCACAACGCTGCGCAAGTCGGTATATAGATGTGAACGACGGCAATTGGTCAATCGGTCAAGAGTTTAACATCTATGATCGCATCGATTATGGTCTCTAGCTTAAGTAATAAAGAAGCTATTGTTTCTACCACGTAGTGGCTTGAATATATGGCTGTGTGGGGCTGATGGACTCGACTCACCTTCTATTCAGGTGAACAACTGCATCTGTGTATAGCCCACAGTCACCTTGAGGGACACAGATCTCTCCTTTTCTGTGGCcggctgcttgctgctgcgaaTTTTATTGGTGGTGACGCAATTAACAGCACCATGGCGGGAGGTCATCCAATGTCATCTTTATAAATGGATCTCAACAGATATGAGTACGGATAGCTGCGAATGATGGAATGTGCCGTCGTTTAAGCTGTTTTGCATGCTCGCGCCGAATAACGAGGGGCATGCTCGGAGTGTCGGGATTGGGGTGAGACGCGGCAGTGCCCTTGTTACCCTCACGGCTTCTTAGTTGACGACTCCTCGGAAGACTCCTCGGAAAATTACCAAGAGCCAACGTGTAGGTCAACATCAGTGCCGCCAAATATGATGTCGCACTGTTTAAAAACTTGGAAACACCGATGTTGCCCGGTGTGAGATATTCGGCAACGCAAATGAGTGATAGCGTCAGCTAAAACTGGCGGGCGATGTTGTCTTATAGGTATACTGTCTCTGTCGCACATCTTGTGGCGCGCTACGTGCTTCTGTAACACCTTTTCGTGCGTGCTTTGTTCAGGGGGCACTTTTCATGGCGCGCGCCTTAAAGTGCcaattgcgttttcttttttttttttaaattacatcCACCCTGTTACTTCTGGCACGTACGTGTTGTGAAGTTCTGAGCGCTGATGAGGACGGTCGCCTGAAGAATCATGCCGCATGCACGTAACATCTGCACATACAGCGTATCTATAGAATGACAAGCTGTACGACGACTGCATTTGTGGTGCAAGTATGCTTACATATTTGTATGAAAAGAAGAGATATAATAACAATTACAGAGGAACACCGCTTCATTCGGGACATGCATGGAACAGACTCTTAGTGCGTTATCCAGATATTTTTCGGTCCGACAGTGTGTGTTGCCCAACTGTTGGCCAACAAGCTGTCGCCGTTTTGTTGAGGACACATTCCCGTGCACGTTTCtcgcgcgcagtggcgtagccGGCAATTTTTTTCGGGTAGCGGAGTCAGGCGGGTGTTGTTGCACATCGTTTTATGGCAGGTATCGTGGTACACAGAAATACATGGAGAGGAGGTGGGCGGGGGGCAGGTGTCCGGTGtgcacctcccctccccccccccctttggctGCGCTCTTGCTCGCGGGGTTACGGAGAGTGTTGGTTAACTTGTTGTCCAGTGTGAATCGCCTCTTAGTAAATAGGGAACTTCATTAAGGGGCGACTAAATAAAGCATGCAATGTAAAACTCGCGCTACCTTCCAACCAAGCAAGACATGTAAGGAGTATTTCGTGCGGTTCATTTGGAGGGAAAGGTTGTAACCTAATTCCACTTACAGCAGGTACGATCTACGTATCATTGACCGAAGAGCCTTTGGTATTATCTAGAAGCGTCACCAAATCAGTTGCAATATGCAACGACACCTTTAAAGTGAAGGCACATGTAGTAAGTAGTTTTCGATTGGACAACTTTTTCCCGTGATCATTACTAGCGTCGCCGCCAAATTGTTACCGCGCTTCGCTGTCGCAAGTTTTCCTAATAAACAGCTTGCTTTTTGATCGTCGCTTCCCTCGCCCGCTTACGtaccgtcaccaccacgtgactgTACCACTTGTGAACGTATGATTGACGTGCTGTCTGACACACTTAATGTTCATGtccgcgctcttcttttttcgaCTGCAGGCCTTTTTCGCTTGCCTAGACAAGCTGCGTCAGAAACCGTGTCGGAAGCGCCGTGCCTCTGGTCTCGACGACAAACGTTTCCGGAAAAAGCTGGCGGACGCCCTCTGGGAGACCAGAGTTTGTGTCCTCGGCATCAAAGACATCGAAGAGCTCCCGCCAAAGAA encodes the following:
- the LOC142560755 gene encoding uncharacterized protein LOC142560755 is translated as MGFPAVTVLLITVLVVVAEPRREIKYKVKKQDFLHRYHEENKNRTEETVYDICHKVALRRCGQNFMRAFNLVEYLSGADYYNTQCTLRKAFFACLDKLRQKPCRKRRASGLDDKRFRKKLADALWETRVCVLGIKDIEELPPKKKGLK